The Culex quinquefasciatus strain JHB chromosome 2, VPISU_Cqui_1.0_pri_paternal, whole genome shotgun sequence genome contains the following window.
ATGACCGCCATTACGGAGCGGGGTGGAGTTCAGTACGGAACGGATTTGTACCACGCGATGGTTCGACAGCGGGACGAACTGCTGGCCGAGTTCAAGGCGATGCTCGGAGACAACGGAGTGTTTATCTACCCGACACATCCGACGGTGGCGCCGTATCACAACGAGCCGATCGTGAGGGCGTTGAACTTTAGCTATACCGCTATAATCAACGTTCTGGGACTGCCATCGACGGCGGTTCCGCTGGGGCTGGGCCGGGAAGGGCTGCCGATTGGATTGCAGGTCGTTGGTAACGTCAACCAGGACCGACTCTGTTTGGCCGTAGCGTGTGAACTGGAGCGCGCCTTCGGAGGTTGGGTAGCGCCGGAAGTATTGGCTTGAAGGGATAGTTGCAGCGAAAACAAACTATCGACTATAATATTGCCTCTGTGTGTAgtcggaacagcatttgaataCTACATATATTTGTTATCGTGACGTATTTTAAGAAATATACATGGTTTTTAGACGTTTAGGAATTATTGTTTGATATTTGTACGaaagaaaacacattttttagtcTGACAGAAACATGCTACATAGTTATATTTTCATAAGAAACGTGTTTAAATAAGTTATTACAATCTAAAATAAATTCTACACGGTGATAAACTCAGGTGCGCACGTCAAATTTCTGCTCTCCCGCTAGGTACTCGTGTTCTATGTCTGGTTGCATTGTTACGTCGCTAAGATAGCACTTCCGGTATTGTCGGAACACTCAGTTGATCCGGCCGCCCAGCTCGATGATCATGTTCAGGATCTCCTCCCGTTTGCCTCGGATCACGTCGTACCGGGCGCTTTTGACGCCCTCAATTCGGCCACTCTTGCGCACCTGCTGGATCACCCTGTCGACGGTGCACAAAACGTGGACTCCGCAATCGTACCCGTTGCTCTGCTGCAGACAGTCTCCGGTACGAAGCTGGGCTTCCGGACAGTCCAGCGCGCGCTTCAGTACGCCGACGAACTGTCGGCAGATGTCCGAGTTGCTGTGGTGGGACGAGTCAAAGTGGTAGAAGGCCCGTTCCGGCCTGGAGAACACCAACAAACTCCAGTGCGATCCACCGGCTCGATCCGCAATCTGGTTATCGTTCAGCGCGAAGAAGATGAATGCCCTCTGCTTAGCACGCAACGGATCCAAAAATACCCCAACCTCAGCCTCGGACACCATTCGGATGCACTGCGTCACTTCCGGACTCACAAACAGGATGTCATCCTCGTCCTTGTAGATCTGCTTCTCCAGGTACTCAAAGTAGAACGAAATAATCTGGTCGTTCAGCCAAAACGGAC
Protein-coding sequences here:
- the LOC6051930 gene encoding sentrin-specific protease 8, encoding MSSYRGDQVALSFHESCLRLSDVELLKGPFWLNDQIISFYFEYLEKQIYKDEDDILFVSPEVTQCIRMVSEAEVGVFLDPLRAKQRAFIFFALNDNQIADRAGGSHWSLLVFSRPERAFYHFDSSHHSNSDICRQFVGVLKRALDCPEAQLRTGDCLQQSNGYDCGVHVLCTVDRVIQQVRKSGRIEGVKSARYDVIRGKREEILNMIIELGGRIN